The Fervidibacillus albus genome contains a region encoding:
- the glcT gene encoding glucose PTS transporter transcription antiterminator GlcT: MGQYVVKKSLNNNVLIAEHTEYDEVVLIGKGIGFNRKKGERLDASLVEKVFILKDKDKQEQYKKLLPKVDEHIFDAIIDAFELIRTRTHAVLNEHIHVALTDHIFFSVQRYLKGLLIKYPFLTETKALYPMEFDIASEVVDIVNHAANIRLPDDEKGFITLHIHSALGDKKLSDINKHSQLIGKLIEIVELEMGVQIDKESLDYLRLVRHLRFTLERLNHGESIGNSPKISVILQREYPICYNLAWKLIKIMQNTMKKPIGDAEAIFLTIHLQRLSNKT, translated from the coding sequence ATGGGACAATACGTTGTCAAGAAATCGTTGAACAATAATGTGTTAATAGCTGAACATACTGAATATGATGAAGTTGTTTTGATCGGAAAAGGTATCGGTTTCAATAGGAAAAAGGGAGAACGATTGGACGCATCCCTTGTAGAAAAAGTATTTATTTTAAAAGACAAAGATAAACAGGAACAGTATAAAAAACTTCTTCCGAAAGTCGATGAACATATTTTTGACGCCATTATCGATGCCTTCGAATTAATTCGAACAAGAACCCATGCCGTTTTAAATGAACATATTCACGTTGCATTGACGGACCACATTTTTTTCTCTGTTCAAAGATATTTAAAGGGGCTTTTAATAAAATATCCATTTTTGACCGAAACGAAAGCGCTTTATCCAATGGAATTTGATATTGCTAGTGAAGTGGTTGATATCGTAAATCACGCAGCAAATATTCGCTTGCCCGATGATGAGAAGGGGTTTATCACGTTGCATATTCATAGCGCTTTAGGGGATAAAAAATTATCGGATATCAATAAACATTCTCAGTTGATCGGCAAGCTAATCGAAATTGTCGAATTGGAGATGGGTGTGCAAATTGATAAGGAAAGTCTAGATTATTTAAGACTCGTCCGCCATTTACGATTTACGTTGGAGCGATTAAATCACGGAGAAAGTATTGGGAATTCTCCGAAAATAAGCGTTATCTTGCAAAGGGAATATCCGATATGCTATAATCTTGCATGGAAATTGATTAAAATTATGCAAAACACGATGAAAAAACCGATTGGGGATGCAGAAGCTATATTTTTAACGATTCATTTGCAGCGACTCTCCAATAAAACATGA
- a CDS encoding carbohydrate ABC transporter permease, protein MEPERKKGVVFSKVTKKGKPKQDLIAYLFVSPFFILFAIFGLFPILFSFYIAFQKWNGITAMEFNGFQNFVFVLKDPIFWKSLSNTIIIGILGTFPQLIVAIFLAYALNSALIKLKGLYRAAIFMPYVTSTVAVAIIFGILFSSQDFGLMNVILGWMGMEPVAWSTTEWGVKIAISVMVFWRWVGYNTIIYLAGIQAIPEELYEAAKIDGATLWQRIRYVTIPMLRHVIIFTVFLSTIGALQLFTEPLVYLGRSFREEGITVVLYLWRDAFVNNAFGTASATAVILFFIILLFTSLNVKLSNRIGK, encoded by the coding sequence ATGGAACCTGAACGGAAAAAAGGGGTTGTTTTTTCAAAAGTCACAAAAAAGGGGAAACCAAAACAGGATTTAATCGCCTATTTATTCGTTTCACCATTCTTCATTTTATTCGCCATCTTCGGATTATTCCCAATTTTATTTAGCTTCTACATCGCGTTTCAAAAATGGAATGGAATTACGGCGATGGAGTTTAATGGATTCCAAAACTTTGTATTTGTATTAAAGGATCCAATTTTTTGGAAATCCCTCAGTAACACTATCATTATTGGCATATTAGGTACGTTCCCCCAATTAATCGTTGCGATTTTCCTAGCTTATGCCCTTAATTCCGCTTTAATAAAATTAAAAGGACTTTATAGAGCAGCTATTTTTATGCCCTACGTAACATCAACAGTGGCAGTAGCCATTATTTTCGGAATTCTATTTTCCTCTCAAGATTTCGGACTTATGAATGTCATTCTTGGTTGGATGGGAATGGAACCAGTTGCTTGGAGCACAACCGAATGGGGAGTCAAAATTGCAATATCCGTAATGGTATTTTGGCGCTGGGTCGGTTATAACACCATAATTTATTTGGCAGGAATCCAAGCCATCCCTGAGGAACTGTACGAAGCTGCAAAAATCGATGGTGCAACTTTGTGGCAGCGGATTCGTTACGTCACAATCCCTATGTTACGCCATGTTATTATATTTACAGTGTTTTTATCTACCATCGGTGCCTTGCAATTGTTCACGGAGCCTCTCGTTTACTTAGGCCGTTCCTTCCGCGAAGAGGGAATCACTGTTGTACTATACTTATGGAGAGACGCTTTCGTAAACAATGCCTTTGGAACAGCTTCAGCTACTGCTGTTATTCTGTTTTTCATCATCCTTCTCTTTACTTCGTTAAATGTGAAACTGTCCAACCGGATTGGTAAATAG
- a CDS encoding LacI family DNA-binding transcriptional regulator — MDKPTGIGTNLTIKDIAKLAGVSPGTVSKIINNYSGISEETKNKVLKIIDETDYHPTFSAKTLATKNTNLIGLIYAGKINAEFNHPFFNEVVNTFKKAIGKLGYDILMFSNETFKDNRVDYLGRCLHFNVDGCLIISGEEVEDAIRELDKSNIPCVGIDLMLSGKNSRYVMTDNMQAMDLAVDYLYEKGLCKLAFIGGQSTSIITNIREQGFRTALAKRGLEIRLEWIQYGDYFFDSGYEKMNEILNSGSIPEAVCTASDLMAFGAIKAIQENGLKVSEDVKVIGYDDILASRYTYPPLTTISQDKEKIGRIAAYMLHDLIHERGKYDSSVLISPELIVRGSA, encoded by the coding sequence ATGGATAAACCAACTGGGATCGGAACGAATTTAACTATTAAAGATATTGCAAAATTAGCAGGAGTCTCTCCCGGAACGGTCTCAAAAATTATTAACAATTATAGTGGCATTAGCGAAGAAACAAAAAATAAAGTTTTAAAGATTATCGATGAGACCGACTATCATCCTACTTTTTCAGCGAAGACCCTTGCAACAAAAAACACAAATTTAATTGGGCTCATTTATGCAGGGAAAATCAATGCCGAGTTCAACCATCCCTTTTTTAATGAAGTCGTAAACACTTTTAAAAAAGCCATCGGAAAATTGGGATATGATATTTTAATGTTTTCCAATGAAACATTTAAAGATAATCGAGTCGATTATTTAGGTCGATGTTTACATTTTAACGTAGATGGCTGTCTTATTATTTCCGGTGAAGAAGTTGAAGATGCAATTAGGGAACTGGATAAAAGCAATATTCCCTGCGTTGGAATTGACTTAATGCTATCAGGAAAAAATTCTCGTTATGTCATGACAGATAATATGCAGGCGATGGATTTGGCTGTTGATTATCTATACGAAAAAGGTTTGTGCAAGTTAGCTTTTATTGGCGGTCAAAGTACTTCGATAATTACTAATATTAGGGAACAGGGTTTCCGAACTGCCCTTGCAAAACGAGGTCTCGAGATTCGACTAGAATGGATTCAATACGGGGATTATTTCTTTGATAGCGGTTACGAAAAAATGAATGAAATCTTGAATAGCGGTTCAATTCCTGAAGCTGTCTGTACAGCCAGTGACCTAATGGCCTTTGGAGCTATTAAAGCGATTCAGGAAAATGGCTTAAAGGTTTCGGAAGACGTGAAAGTGATTGGCTATGACGATATTTTAGCAAGTCGTTACACTTACCCTCCACTGACAACAATTAGCCAAGATAAGGAGAAAATTGGAAGAATCGCAGCCTATATGCTCCATGACTTAATTCACGAACGAGGAAAGTATGATTCTTCAGTTCTTATAAGCCCGGAATTGATTGTCAGAGGTTCGGCCTAA
- a CDS encoding YesL family protein: MEQRMHLFNRVLEIFSAFFLLNVMWVIVSLPIVTLFPATCAMYHTVKGWKKDGVDTNVWKPYMTGFKKYFHKSFFIGLLSFIAGGLLYLDIMIIYMNEFPGKMFMFALWAIAALLYFFVLVHLFPVLINSSEGLLKNLKTALYLSIGYLDKTILLLIGAGLFILAVLFVPGLFLVIGSLVAFIHTAFQERFIKVKIH; this comes from the coding sequence ATGGAACAGAGAATGCATCTTTTCAATCGTGTCCTGGAAATTTTCTCTGCCTTTTTCTTACTAAATGTAATGTGGGTTATTGTTTCCCTGCCTATTGTTACCCTTTTTCCAGCAACCTGTGCAATGTATCATACGGTAAAAGGGTGGAAAAAGGATGGAGTCGATACAAATGTATGGAAACCTTATATGACCGGTTTCAAGAAGTATTTTCATAAAAGCTTTTTTATAGGTTTGTTAAGTTTTATTGCAGGCGGGCTTTTATATCTTGATATCATGATTATATATATGAACGAATTTCCCGGAAAGATGTTTATGTTTGCTCTTTGGGCCATTGCAGCACTTCTTTACTTTTTTGTTCTGGTACATCTTTTTCCGGTATTGATAAATTCTTCAGAAGGACTATTAAAAAACTTGAAGACAGCGTTATATCTTTCAATTGGCTATTTAGATAAAACGATCTTGTTGTTGATAGGCGCAGGCCTATTTATTCTTGCAGTCCTTTTTGTGCCCGGTTTGTTTTTAGTTATTGGAAGCTTAGTAGCTTTTATACATACAGCTTTCCAAGAACGGTTCATTAAAGTAAAAATACATTGA
- a CDS encoding YgaP family membrane protein, with protein sequence MKMQPNIGIGSALMRITFGLTILSWSTARLAKKPRRQSYILMAMIGGMKVGEGILRYCPTKAMMEQMQKSDGLDKTFFESMMSSNCHEKQEHHFKKKRRRKREVNYEEKKEMNHTENSVYDDE encoded by the coding sequence ATGAAGATGCAACCAAATATCGGAATCGGAAGTGCCCTTATGCGAATCACGTTTGGGTTAACGATTTTATCTTGGAGCACAGCGAGATTGGCAAAAAAACCCCGTCGCCAATCGTACATACTTATGGCGATGATCGGAGGGATGAAAGTCGGTGAAGGAATTTTACGTTATTGTCCTACCAAAGCGATGATGGAACAGATGCAAAAATCAGATGGATTGGACAAAACCTTTTTTGAATCAATGATGTCGTCAAATTGCCATGAAAAACAAGAGCATCATTTCAAGAAGAAACGGCGAAGAAAAAGGGAAGTCAACTACGAAGAAAAAAAAGAAATGAATCATACAGAAAACTCAGTTTACGATGATGAATGA
- the ptsG gene encoding glucose-specific PTS transporter subunit IIBC, with protein MFQSFFGVLQKIGKALMLPVALLPAAGLLLGIGNAIGQDTMLEYLPFLKADWVQLVGNVMEDAGGIIFSNLALLFAAGVAIGLAGDGAAALAAMVGYLVLNQVMGSWLGLTSDAIGGDPSYASVMGIPTIQTGVFGGIIVGLIAAHSYNRYHNIKMPAFLGFFAGKRFVPIVTAFYSFIAGLILLVVWPPVQGALNSASLWLIEEGTYIAVFMFGFIKRLLIPFGLHHIYHAPFWYEFGSYTTAAGEIVRGDMTIFFAQLKDGVDITAGHFMAGEFPIMMFGLPAAALAMYHTAKPEKKKLVAGLLGSAALTSFLTGITEPIEFTFLFLSPVLFFIHAVLDGLSFVLMTWLDINIGYTFSGGAIDFFLFGILPGREPWWITIFVGLIFAVLYYFIFRFFIVKFDLKTPGREENGNSELDKKGKTTDDLPYQVLEAMGGKDNITHLDACITRLRVSVDDVKKVDKQQLKGLGAADVLEVGNNIQAIFGTQSDTLKSQIHDIMSGKSPIPTEKKNQEAEMETIDKHETYISPLKGTIKPITDVPDKVFSQKMMGDGFAIEPEDGTVVAPVDGKIINAFPTKHAIGILSKGGRELLIHFGLDTVNLKGQGFTVMVSEGDEVKAGQPLMKADLEFIKKNATSSITPIVFTNLQEGETVVIKKHGPVNIGEKEIVTIQ; from the coding sequence ATGTTTCAATCGTTTTTCGGTGTTTTACAAAAGATTGGGAAAGCATTAATGTTACCTGTCGCATTGCTTCCAGCAGCAGGGTTGTTGCTCGGAATCGGTAATGCAATCGGACAAGATACGATGCTGGAGTATCTTCCGTTTTTAAAGGCCGATTGGGTACAACTAGTCGGAAATGTGATGGAAGATGCAGGGGGAATTATTTTCAGTAATCTCGCCTTATTATTCGCAGCAGGTGTCGCCATTGGTCTTGCCGGTGATGGTGCAGCTGCCCTTGCGGCGATGGTCGGTTACTTAGTTTTAAATCAAGTCATGGGTTCGTGGTTAGGATTGACTTCGGATGCAATTGGAGGAGACCCAAGCTATGCATCGGTCATGGGGATCCCAACGATTCAAACGGGTGTGTTTGGTGGGATTATCGTCGGATTAATTGCAGCACATAGTTATAATCGGTATCACAATATTAAAATGCCTGCCTTCCTCGGTTTTTTTGCGGGGAAACGTTTCGTCCCGATTGTCACGGCATTTTATTCATTTATTGCCGGTTTAATCTTGTTAGTCGTTTGGCCACCGGTTCAAGGGGCATTGAATTCCGCATCCCTTTGGTTGATTGAGGAAGGAACGTATATTGCTGTCTTTATGTTTGGATTTATAAAACGTCTGTTGATTCCGTTCGGATTACATCATATTTATCACGCGCCTTTCTGGTATGAGTTCGGTTCGTATACAACAGCAGCTGGTGAAATCGTTCGTGGAGATATGACGATTTTCTTCGCTCAATTGAAAGATGGAGTGGACATAACAGCTGGTCATTTCATGGCGGGCGAGTTTCCGATTATGATGTTTGGTTTGCCTGCTGCCGCTTTGGCGATGTATCATACGGCTAAACCGGAAAAGAAAAAACTCGTTGCCGGGTTATTAGGTTCTGCCGCGCTTACGTCGTTTTTAACGGGTATCACAGAGCCGATTGAATTTACCTTTTTATTCCTTTCGCCGGTGTTATTTTTCATCCATGCCGTTTTGGACGGTTTGTCTTTCGTTTTAATGACATGGTTAGATATTAATATCGGTTATACGTTCTCAGGAGGAGCCATCGACTTTTTCTTATTCGGTATTTTACCGGGAAGAGAACCTTGGTGGATTACTATTTTCGTTGGACTAATTTTTGCCGTTCTTTACTACTTCATTTTCCGTTTCTTTATTGTGAAGTTTGACTTGAAAACGCCGGGACGGGAAGAGAACGGAAATAGCGAATTAGACAAAAAAGGAAAGACAACGGATGATTTGCCTTATCAAGTTCTAGAAGCCATGGGCGGAAAGGATAATATTACCCATTTGGACGCTTGTATTACCCGTCTTCGCGTATCCGTCGATGATGTGAAAAAGGTGGATAAACAACAGTTGAAAGGACTTGGCGCAGCCGATGTGTTGGAAGTCGGAAACAATATCCAAGCGATTTTCGGGACCCAATCAGATACATTAAAAAGCCAAATCCACGACATTATGAGCGGAAAAAGTCCAATCCCGACTGAAAAGAAAAATCAAGAAGCGGAAATGGAAACGATCGATAAACATGAAACGTATATATCTCCACTAAAGGGTACGATAAAACCAATTACTGACGTTCCAGACAAAGTTTTTTCCCAAAAAATGATGGGTGATGGTTTTGCGATTGAACCGGAAGATGGAACGGTGGTTGCCCCTGTTGATGGAAAAATTATCAACGCCTTTCCGACAAAACATGCAATTGGTATTTTATCGAAGGGCGGACGGGAATTGTTAATCCATTTTGGACTCGACACCGTCAATTTGAAAGGACAAGGTTTTACGGTAATGGTCAGTGAAGGGGATGAAGTAAAAGCTGGTCAACCGCTTATGAAAGCTGATTTGGAATTCATAAAGAAAAATGCAACCTCTTCAATCACCCCAATTGTATTTACGAATTTACAAGAAGGGGAAACGGTCGTTATTAAAAAACATGGACCCGTAAATATCGGGGAAAAAGAAATCGTTACAATTCAATAA
- a CDS encoding GH1 family beta-glucosidase, translated as MAIIQFPKDFLWGAATASYQVEGAANEDGRKPSIWDTFSRTPGKIKNGDHGDVACDSYHRYEEDIEIMADLGINVYRFSVAWPRVIPDGVGEVNERGLDFYRRFIDKLLDAGIEPILTLYHWDLPQALHDQGGWANRATVDAFVKYAEVLFKEFDGKVKYWLTINEPWCVSFLSNFIGEHAPGNRDLNLALQISHHLLLAHGKTVQRFREIGISGKIGYAPNVEWKEPFSNRKEDIEASRREVGFLLDWFFDPVFKGQYPKFLVDWFNEKGGTFEIKEGDMEIINERIDFLGINFYTGSYSRYKKGHGFFDSENVDIGFAKTDINWNIFPDGFYKVLLEIKNKYGDIPIVITENGACYNNEPEFGRVKDTGRIKYFQSHLASLRRAMDSGVNIKGYCVWSLLDNFEWAHGYSMRFGIVHVDFRTLDRTKKDSFYWYKQLIRNGWYEY; from the coding sequence ATGGCAATTATTCAGTTTCCAAAAGATTTTCTTTGGGGAGCGGCTACTGCCTCTTATCAGGTGGAAGGTGCTGCTAATGAAGATGGCCGTAAGCCTTCCATTTGGGATACCTTTTCTAGGACTCCTGGAAAAATAAAAAATGGGGATCATGGGGATGTAGCCTGTGACAGTTATCATCGGTACGAAGAAGACATCGAAATAATGGCGGATTTAGGGATAAATGTTTATCGCTTCTCTGTAGCTTGGCCACGTGTCATTCCCGATGGAGTTGGAGAAGTCAATGAAAGGGGGTTAGATTTTTACCGACGATTCATTGATAAACTGTTGGATGCAGGGATTGAACCAATTCTAACCCTTTATCATTGGGATTTACCCCAAGCTTTACATGATCAGGGAGGCTGGGCGAACCGGGCAACGGTAGACGCTTTTGTAAAATATGCTGAAGTTTTATTTAAAGAATTCGATGGAAAGGTAAAATATTGGTTAACCATTAACGAACCTTGGTGTGTATCCTTCCTATCCAACTTTATTGGGGAACATGCTCCAGGGAATCGTGATTTAAATCTTGCCTTACAGATTTCTCATCACTTGCTTTTGGCCCATGGGAAAACGGTTCAGCGATTTAGGGAGATTGGAATCTCCGGAAAAATTGGCTATGCGCCTAATGTTGAATGGAAGGAACCGTTCAGTAACCGTAAAGAAGATATTGAAGCGAGCCGGAGAGAAGTTGGGTTTCTTTTAGACTGGTTTTTTGATCCGGTATTTAAAGGACAATATCCTAAGTTTTTAGTAGATTGGTTTAATGAAAAAGGTGGCACCTTTGAAATAAAAGAAGGTGACATGGAAATTATTAATGAACGGATTGACTTTTTAGGTATTAATTTTTATACAGGTTCCTATTCCCGTTACAAAAAAGGACATGGCTTTTTTGATTCGGAAAATGTGGATATTGGCTTTGCGAAAACAGATATTAATTGGAATATTTTCCCCGATGGATTTTATAAAGTTTTATTGGAAATTAAAAATAAATACGGTGACATACCGATTGTTATTACAGAAAATGGTGCCTGCTACAATAATGAACCAGAATTTGGCCGCGTGAAGGACACTGGTCGAATTAAATATTTTCAAAGTCATTTGGCCAGTCTCCGCCGGGCGATGGATTCCGGTGTGAACATTAAAGGTTATTGTGTCTGGTCGTTGCTCGACAATTTTGAATGGGCCCATGGATATTCCATGCGGTTTGGTATCGTCCATGTTGACTTTAGAACGCTTGATAGGACGAAAAAGGATAGTTTCTATTGGTACAAGCAACTCATCCGTAATGGATGGTATGAATATTGA
- a CDS encoding ABC transporter substrate-binding protein yields the protein MKKLLWLGLFVIVLLLTACSSNEETDGDGKVTLDFWVFGSAGYENLAEQYMKENPDVKINVNFTEMNDLHNNLFTSISAGSGAPDLTMIEISQIAKFLEASDKFYNLYDYGASEVKDLYLDWKWKLAESVDGKFLLGLPTDIGPTAMFYRVDVFEEAGLPTDPEEVAELISTWEDYYEVAKIIKEKTGKLMSDSPELVFNSLRDQAPEQYFNENDELIIETSPYVKEAYDFATKMIQEGYVGQNSLWTPEWGNAMAEGSYATLLAPSWMVANIKGNAPDAVGKWAVTNMPEGAGNWGGSYIAIPKESKYPEEAYAFVKWLVSPENQYVSFINNGLFPSAPEVYEKEDFVNFSDEYFGGQNTAEVFAKAAESVKPIYMGKNYAIVNTELVNALINVATNGSDPQKEWDEAVERIKSQLERQ from the coding sequence TTGAAAAAGCTACTCTGGCTTGGTCTATTTGTCATCGTTCTTTTACTTACAGCTTGTAGCTCTAATGAAGAGACAGACGGTGATGGCAAGGTAACTTTGGATTTTTGGGTTTTTGGAAGTGCTGGATATGAGAATTTAGCCGAACAATATATGAAGGAAAATCCGGATGTAAAAATCAATGTCAACTTCACAGAAATGAACGATCTACATAATAACTTATTTACATCTATTTCTGCTGGAAGTGGCGCTCCGGATTTAACAATGATTGAGATTAGCCAAATTGCTAAGTTCTTAGAGGCTTCCGACAAATTCTACAATTTATATGATTACGGTGCTTCTGAAGTAAAAGACTTGTATTTAGACTGGAAATGGAAACTAGCAGAAAGTGTTGACGGCAAGTTTTTGTTAGGTCTACCGACAGACATCGGACCGACGGCTATGTTCTATCGTGTCGATGTATTTGAAGAAGCCGGCCTACCTACGGATCCAGAAGAAGTAGCCGAATTGATTTCCACTTGGGAAGACTACTATGAAGTCGCAAAAATTATTAAAGAAAAAACCGGAAAATTAATGTCCGATTCACCGGAATTGGTCTTTAACAGCCTCCGAGATCAGGCACCAGAACAGTATTTCAATGAAAACGACGAATTAATTATTGAAACCTCACCCTATGTAAAAGAAGCATATGATTTTGCAACAAAAATGATTCAAGAAGGCTATGTGGGCCAAAACTCCCTCTGGACACCTGAATGGGGTAACGCTATGGCTGAAGGAAGCTATGCTACTTTGCTAGCTCCATCCTGGATGGTTGCCAATATTAAAGGTAACGCACCGGATGCAGTGGGCAAATGGGCAGTAACAAACATGCCTGAAGGTGCTGGAAACTGGGGTGGCTCGTATATTGCTATCCCGAAAGAATCCAAGTATCCTGAAGAAGCATACGCCTTTGTTAAATGGCTTGTATCACCAGAAAATCAATACGTTTCCTTTATAAATAACGGTTTATTCCCTTCCGCACCGGAAGTTTATGAAAAAGAAGACTTTGTAAACTTCTCTGATGAATACTTCGGTGGACAAAATACAGCTGAAGTTTTTGCGAAAGCAGCTGAATCCGTAAAACCCATTTATATGGGTAAAAACTACGCGATTGTAAATACAGAGCTGGTAAACGCGCTGATAAATGTCGCAACTAACGGTAGCGATCCTCAGAAAGAATGGGACGAAGCTGTTGAACGAATTAAATCTCAGTTAGAAAGACAATAA
- a CDS encoding carbohydrate ABC transporter permease yields the protein MRKFIPKIFLHLVLIIAALLSIFPFYWMFVMATNHNSAITKVPPAFVPGDQLVTNFQNVLKNIDFFGAMGNSVIVSITTTLGVLFFCSLAGFAFAKLHFKGKNILFAFILLTMMIPMQLGLIPQYYIITKLGWLNDLKAIIVPGLVDAFGIFWMRQYITGTIPDELMDAAKIDGSSTFRIYWNIVVPNITPAFATLAIIKFMSVWNDFLWPLTVLRDQASYTIQIAVRALIDNYVRDNGMILSGTFWATFPLIVVFLLFNRLFIDSLTKGALKS from the coding sequence TTGAGAAAATTTATTCCAAAAATATTTTTACATTTAGTGCTGATAATCGCAGCCCTTCTGTCTATTTTTCCATTCTATTGGATGTTTGTGATGGCAACCAACCATAATAGTGCGATTACAAAGGTACCACCAGCTTTTGTACCGGGAGATCAGCTAGTAACGAACTTCCAGAACGTCCTTAAAAATATTGACTTTTTTGGAGCGATGGGAAATTCCGTTATCGTTTCTATCACGACTACATTAGGTGTTTTGTTCTTCTGTTCTTTAGCAGGTTTTGCTTTTGCAAAATTGCACTTTAAAGGAAAAAATATTCTATTTGCCTTCATTCTTTTGACAATGATGATTCCTATGCAATTAGGATTGATACCGCAATACTACATTATTACAAAATTGGGATGGCTGAATGATTTGAAAGCCATTATCGTACCTGGACTGGTTGATGCCTTTGGAATTTTCTGGATGAGGCAATACATTACAGGAACTATTCCGGATGAACTAATGGATGCAGCAAAAATTGATGGTAGTTCCACATTTCGAATTTATTGGAATATTGTTGTTCCGAACATTACACCTGCCTTTGCCACATTGGCCATTATTAAATTTATGTCAGTATGGAATGACTTTTTATGGCCGCTCACAGTTTTGCGTGACCAGGCAAGCTATACAATTCAAATAGCTGTCCGGGCCTTAATTGATAACTATGTTCGGGATAACGGAATGATTTTGTCGGGGACTTTCTGGGCTACCTTCCCGCTAATCGTTGTGTTCCTACTTTTTAACAGGCTATTTATTGACAGTTTGACGAAAGGAGCCTTGAAAAGCTAA
- the purB gene encoding adenylosuccinate lyase gives MIERYTRPEMGTIWAEENKYKAWLEVEILACEAWSELGMIPKRDVQMIRERASFSIERIKEIEAETKHDVVAFTRAVSETLGEEKKWIHYGLTSTDVVDTALSYLLKQANTILLKDLERFIGILKQKAKEHKYTVMMGRTHGVHAEPTTFGLKLALWYEEMKRNLERFKLAAKGIEVGKLSGAVGTYANIDPFVERYVCEKLGLEPSPISTQTLQRDRHAYYIATLALIATSIEKFATEIRGLQKSETREVEEFFSKGQKGSSAMPHKRNPIGSENMTGMARVIRGHLVTAYENVSLWHERDISHSSAERIILPDATIALNYMLNRFGRLVENLTVYPENMKRNMDRTHGLIYSQRVLLALIDKGLSREEAYDSVQPLAMRAWEEQIPFRSLIEEDGKITRLLTKEEIADCFDYQYHLKNVDLIFQRLGLEE, from the coding sequence ATGATTGAGCGCTACACCCGTCCAGAAATGGGAACGATATGGGCGGAAGAAAATAAATATAAAGCATGGCTTGAGGTGGAAATATTGGCCTGTGAAGCCTGGTCAGAGCTCGGGATGATTCCGAAAAGAGACGTACAAATGATTAGAGAACGGGCATCCTTTTCCATCGAACGGATTAAGGAAATCGAAGCGGAAACGAAGCACGATGTCGTCGCCTTTACGAGAGCCGTTTCGGAAACCCTCGGGGAAGAAAAGAAGTGGATTCATTACGGGTTAACATCGACTGACGTGGTGGACACCGCTTTATCGTATTTATTAAAACAAGCGAACACCATCCTTTTAAAAGACTTGGAACGGTTCATTGGAATTTTAAAACAAAAAGCGAAAGAGCATAAATATACGGTTATGATGGGCCGAACCCACGGGGTACATGCGGAACCGACGACGTTCGGATTAAAACTTGCCCTCTGGTATGAAGAGATGAAACGGAATTTGGAACGGTTTAAATTGGCGGCAAAGGGCATTGAAGTTGGGAAACTATCCGGGGCAGTTGGAACGTATGCCAATATCGATCCATTTGTGGAACGATACGTATGTGAAAAATTAGGGCTCGAGCCTTCACCGATTTCAACCCAAACGTTACAACGGGATAGACATGCATACTACATCGCCACTTTAGCATTAATTGCCACTTCCATTGAAAAATTTGCCACGGAAATTCGCGGTTTACAAAAAAGTGAAACGAGGGAAGTGGAAGAATTTTTCTCCAAAGGACAAAAGGGTTCTTCTGCCATGCCCCATAAGCGAAATCCAATCGGTTCGGAAAACATGACCGGGATGGCGCGGGTCATTCGTGGACATCTCGTCACCGCCTATGAAAATGTATCGCTATGGCATGAACGGGACATTTCCCATTCGTCAGCGGAGCGGATCATTTTACCGGATGCGACGATTGCGTTAAATTATATGCTCAATCGTTTTGGTCGTTTGGTGGAAAATTTAACGGTTTATCCGGAAAATATGAAACGGAATATGGATCGAACCCATGGGCTCATCTATTCACAACGAGTGCTCCTGGCATTGATTGACAAAGGTCTTTCAAGGGAAGAGGCATACGACTCCGTTCAACCGTTGGCGATGCGGGCTTGGGAAGAACAGATTCCTTTTCGATCATTGATTGAAGAGGATGGAAAAATAACCCGCCTATTAACAAAGGAAGAAATTGCAGATTGCTTTGATTATCAATATCATTTGAAAAATGTCGATCTGATTTTTCAACGGCTTGGCCTTGAAGAATAA